Sequence from the Lampris incognitus isolate fLamInc1 chromosome 12, fLamInc1.hap2, whole genome shotgun sequence genome:
taataatgattattattattgttataataatTGTAAAAATATTATTATAATTACAATAATTTAACATTAGATTTAGTTGTAAAAAATCTGCCAATTCATGTTAGATTGTAATAGGCTTGATCAGAATTATTCTAAATCAAAATTATATCAAACGAAATGAGATCGAATCTGCTTATATAAGAATAAAATAAATTGCATCTTGTTAAATCAAATCAGATTACATAGAACTAAATTAAGTTAGATATAGAGATTAGATCATAGTAGATTAAATTAGATTACATCATATTTGATTAAACTAAATCATTTAAAAAGAGAGTAGCTCAAATGAGATTGTTAGATATAAAGTGATGAGAGTCTAGTCATATTACTAAGGTTTAGGAGTCAGATTTGATGTTAGATTAAATCTGACAAAATAAAATGAGTAACTCAGAATAAGTTTAGGTTATTTTGGGTGatatcagattagattagataaaaTAATCTCcacgttgaaaaaaaaaatcccattagaTTCAGTTCAGAGTTAATTCAGATTTGAATTGGCCATTTAAATTTAGGATCAAATGGACGTAAACTACATTCAGGATTAAACTAAAGCCAGTTTTGGACTTGGTGGTTTGTCTTTCCTCTCTGCTGTCCTTGTAGGTGGTCCTGTTGTATGAGCGCAGTGGAAACTACCTCTGGCATGGGGCACTTCGCCTCAAACCCAATGCTGACCCGAACTTCGCCCCCTACAGGAAGCTGGACTACGGACACCATGCTGGGGCCTATGACAGGTCTGGTGTACCATCTGGAAAAATCAGAACAGATTTTAAATCCCTTAATAGGAAAATTACATGTTTTTGATAGAAAGCTGAGACAAGGAAGAGCTTCTTGATGGGAATTCATGTTTTCTTTTAAAAGGAACTGTTGTGTTTGGCatgaattttttttaaactttatcttAAACTAAGTTTATACATGTTGTTTAAAAAATAAAAGCAGACAAGTGAGGCTATACTACATATGCTAAGATGAAAATTGTAATCTTAAACAGTAATTAAAAAACAGCTGAATAAAAGACGGCACTTTTGAAAGGGCAGTTAACTAATATGAAAACTCGTTTGAAAGAATGCCAGATATTTAAAGTTATTCCATATAgaattcttttatttatttatttatttatattttgaccccccccccccattttcttcccaattgtacctggccaatcagcccactctctgagccgtcccggtctctgctccaccccctctgctgatccggggagggctgcagactaccacttgcctcctcccatacatgtggagtcaccagccgcttcttttcacctgacagtgaggagtttcaccaggggaatgtagtgagtgggaggatcacgctattccccccagttccccctcccccccaaacaggggccccgactggccagaggaggcgctagtacagcaacaaggacacatacccacatccggcttcccacctgcagacacggccaattgtgtctgtagggaagcccgaccaagccggaggcaacacggggattctaactggcgatccccgtcttggtaggcaacggaatagaccattgcctaccaaccggAATAGACAGCcggtccagtgccagctctcccagccagacaccttcgacacacctccccccactccacacgacgacgctaaaaacacagtcagtcacagtttcctctttgggcgcagttctggtcagggccgtggttcttcggcccacaggacgccgcagaccaagctctccctgccgatccagcgccagctttcccagccatcaaacgaagacaaacttggatgcagacgtggacaaagacactgcatggacggtgctgggtgaggccgctgcaaacgtgactttgctccgccgtcttcccacaccggtaccgggtgaggccgctgcaaacgtgaatttgcgccgccatctcacTCAAAGAAAGCTACATAGTTGGACTCTAAAACCCTTAGTTTGGATTCCAGCTAAGCTGCAAAGAGTACTATATTTTTAAAGGTGTAAAGATGAATCCAAGAGGGTAATTTTAGAAGTCTGTCAGGTTTTCAAAATGCTTTCGTATTCCAGGCCAGAGCTGGTCCTGACAACTCTGGATGGGTTGGACATTCGGATCCCGAGGAACTTGTCACAGTTCCTGGCAGAGCGCAGTAGGTCTCGATTCCTTGAATGCCGTTACAGAGAGGCCAGGAACTTTTACCAGGTAAGAACAACACACCCACTTAAATGGACGGGCCTGACTGTTGTACTGCATGATAGTAGTACTAAATGACTGTAGTATTATATGGCTGCAGATCTTTGACTGTAGTAGTGACTGTAGAACTACATGAGTGCAGTATAATAGGACTGTCGTACTGCATGATAGTAGTAAGCTAGCAGATTtttatttatatggcacttttaaaaacatgcagttacaaagtgctttacacttcaTACACGAAAAattaataaatacataaaataaattgaactaAATGACTGTGGTATTATATGGCTGCAGAACTGTGACTGTAGTAGTGACTGTAGAACTACATGAGTGCAGTATAATAGGACTGTCGTACTGCATGATAGTAGTACTAAATGACTGTAGTATTATATGGCTGCATAACTGACTGTAGTAATGACTGTAGAACTACATGAGTGCAGTATAATATGACTGTAGTACTGCATGATAGTAGTACTAAATGACTGTAGTATTATATGGCTGCAGAACTGTGACTGTAGTAGTAACTGTAGAACTACATGAGTACAGTATAATATGACTGTAGTACTGCATGTATGACTGTAGCTCTGCATGACTGGTATTATATGAATGTGATGCTATCTGACTGTAGTATTGAATCTATGTAGTACTGCATAACTAATGCTACATCTCTATACACGGGTTTCCCTCCGTTTTTCTGACCCAACTGTCTTATTACATGTGTGAACTTTGACCCTTTTAATTCTTCTTGCTATTTTATTTTCCATGTTTTATCTCGTCATTTCTTGTTTAATCTGTCTTTCTTATTTGATGCCTTTTTACGCCTTATGTACTTTGTGTTGCCTTTCGTCTATGAAATGTGCaaaacaaataaatttgccttgcctttccAGCTGTACCCGGACGATTCGTCTCCAGAAGCGACAGATTTCAGACTCAAAGCCAAAGCCCTGCTTCACCTCGCAGCCAGGACCCTGAACCGGCTGGGAGTCCCCTTCTGGCTCAGCAGCGGTACCTGTTTAGGTATTAAACTGTACTAAGCAATACTACACAGTGCTTCTTAATACTACGCAGCACTACACAATAATAttctcagttcagttcaattggGGCGgcaaggtggtgcagtggttagtacggctgcttcacagcaagaaggtcctgggttcgagccccggggtagtccaaccttgggggtcatcctgggtcgtcctctgtgtggagtttgcatgttctccccgtgtctgtgtgggtttcctccgggtgctccggtttcctcccacagtccaaagacatgtaggtcaggtgaatcagccgtactaaattgtccctaggtgtgtgtgtgtgtgtgtcctgtgatggcctggcggcctgtccagggtgtctccccgcctgccgcccagtcactgctcggataggctccagcatccccgcaaccctgagaacaggataagcggtttggataatggatggatggagtacacAATAATATACTGTATTGCACAATATCATGTTGCACTACacagtactatactgtactatacaataCTGTGCTGTCTCAAAAATCTTACTGCATTTATCATCAAACCCAACAAAGAATTTCACTTGGTTTGCAAACGGGACTTATCGTCGGCTTCCAAGGTTTGATTCCCAGTCATGGTTTCCCAGTGTCTCTAGAGCCTTGTAGGCCCCCTGTGAGTCTCATTATTCTTTTATGTTTCTCACCCTCAATTCCCTCAAATCTCCACCCCTGCTGCCGATCCCcacattggcagagggggtggagcagcgaccagaatggctcagaagagtggggtaattggccggatacaattgctgcccctccccctctgccgattcggggagggctgcagactaccacacgcctcctccgatacacgtggagtcgccagccgcttcttttcacctgacagtgaggagtttccccagggggacgtagcgcatgggaggatcacgggggggggggcacaggggaTTGCTGgggcacggggattcaaaccagcaatccccgtgttcgtaggcaacagaataggctgctacgccacccggacaccccgtaaACATATTCTTTTACTCGCTGTAGGCTGACGTAGGAATTGTATCATTCTCTACTCACTCTCTTCCCTCCTTCTCTGTTACTCTCATTGTCTCCTGCCTCTTGCAGGCTGGTTCCGGCAGTGTGGTATAATTCCCTACAGCAGGGACGTGGACCTGGGAGTCTTCATCTCAGACTTCCGGCCAGACGTCATCTCAGCGTTCCAGAATGCTGGGCTCCCTCTCAAACACAAGTTTGGAAAGGTAGTGCCAGCGGTATCTGGTTAAACTGTTTTGTCTTAATGGTTTTTCTTTTAATGGTTGGTGCTAATGAATGCTAACTGCACTCGCTAGGTTTGATGAAGACGCAGTTATGCTAATAGACTAGACTGTGGCAAGCAGTATTTGACAGTTTCTAAGCAGAAAACAAATTTGCCCAGTTTCCGGCAAATGGTTTAAAATGGTATAAACGAAGAATGGCACAGCATGGTCGGCAGACTACCCTGTGGCTAACAGCCCCCACCCAGGTGCCGAGGGTTAATAGCAAAGCTAACTAACAAACTTCTTAAGTGtcttttgttttctgtttgtctACCCATCTACCTCTCTATTTGTCTGCCAGGTGGAGGACAGTCTTGAATTATCGTTCCAGGGTCACGATGTTAAACTCGACATTTTCTTTTTCTACGAAGATGGAGAGATTATGTGGAATGGAGGAACGCAGGCCAAAAGTGGAAGAAAGTTCAAGTACTTATCTATTCATCTCTTTACCTATCTGTTCTTTTCTATAGCGTAGCATAATGTAATATAGATTACTATTTTAAAGCATGATATATGTACACATTCCATTCTCCATTAGGCTATTTTATGCTAGCTGAGGCTAGCATAAAATAGCAATTGTAGCATTATGCTCTGTCCAGAGAGGGATAAAAATGTGAATATATGCTTCCTTTTAGTGAGCTAGTAATCCAGGCCAGGaattttaatttatttcttaATAATTAAAGACTGATTTAATttgatctctctctcgctctctctctctctctaatttgatctctcgctctctccctccctctctctctctctctttctctctctctctctctctgtagataCGTCTTCCCTTGCTTTACCCTCTGCTGGACAGAACTCTTGGAGTTGAAGGTTAGAGTTCCATGCCAGACACGGGACTATGTGGAGGCCAACTATGGTCCATCCTGGGACGTCCCAGTACGGAACTGGGATTGGAAGACTTCACCGGGTAACGTGCTTGACAACGGTCGCTGGCCTCCCCATGAATGGGACCAGGTCATCCAGGTCTACTGATTGGAAGAtcactgtgttgtgtttttagttttttcCACAACATGTTGGTCCACATTGGATGTTTCCCATTTTTTTCATCAGGGGGAATCTGGAATCCTGGAAATCTGTTCAAGGGTCACAAGACTGTGATGGTAATGGGCTGCTGCTCCCAACAGCAGAGGACTACATttatactgggcagctcccagcagtaaacggtagaagactgtggttgcacTGAGTACTTTGCAGTGGTCAACAGTAGGAGACTggctgtactgggcagctcccagtggtCAAAAGTAGAACTGTTGAGATACTGCTACTGCTGGGTGAACATCTCACATAAAACTAGTAGAAAGACGTACTTTGTCCCCTTCCAAAAGGAACACTAATTCCTCTTAAGCAGGAATTATACAGAATTTGTAAATCAGAAGATAATGTGTTTTCAATCTGTTTGGAATTATGGGGAAAATTAACAGTGAATTTTGAGAAGCACCAGTGAAATGCTTCagggatttaattttttttttctttttgattttgagattcggaaggcaaagctctcaatttcccagtcagtcttcgttccaaccctcacctatggtcatgagctttgggtggtgaccgaaagggtgagatcatggatacaaacggctgaaatgagtttcctccgtagggtgtctgggctcagccttagagatagggtgaggagcttggacatatggagggagctcggaatagagccgctgctccttcgtgttgaaaggagccagttgaggtggtttgggcatctgatcaggatgccccctgggggccttcctttggaggttttccgggcacggccaactgggaagagaccccggggtagacccagaactcgctggagggactacatgtccaatctggcctgtgaatgccttgggatccttcaggaggagatggagggttATCCAACGGATAtgagaatgagaacattcacagacgagctggagggtgttgctggggagaaggacatctggagtgccctacttagcttgctgccaccgtgacctgaccccgtagaagcggctgaagatgaatgagtgaatgattttgagatactttattgatccccatggggaaattgtgctctgcatgtaagccatcctagctgtgtggctaggagcagctggcagccgccgtgcagcacctggggaccaactccagttcgtcttgccatgcctcagtcagggacacagacaggagtattaaccctaacatgcatgtctttttgatggtggggggaaaccggagcacctggagaaatcccaccgcagacacggggagaacatgcaaactccacacaaaggacgacctgggatggcccctaaggttggacaaccccgaggttcaaacccaggaccttcttgctgtgaggcaacagtgctaaccactgcgccaccgtgctgcccaaaaaaTGTGTGGTTAATGTTTAAAGATTTTGACGATCACCTAGAAAAGTTCGAACACTACTGTACTGGAGCGTTTTTGTAGAAAAACGTGGACTTTCTCAGTTGATGCAGAAAACTGGATGTTCACAATACTTTGAATACTTTTTAAGACAACTGTGATTACTTAATTTGTCACTATACCTGTTAGCAtagcaacaacaaataagattCTTAGATAAGAGGATTCAGTAGCTGTCCTGTGCATGTGCACGCAGATGCTAAAAATGGTACATGCTGATACTTCAGCAAACTGCTGAAATCTGCACAAGGTTTTCTTTCCAAAGCATGTAGCACAGAAATTTTTGTCAAAACCTTTCACAATTTCAGACAAAACTGGAATTTAGCGAGTTTTGTTTTACTTTATCACATTTTTTTTACACTGTATACAGCTCTAAAGGGATTCTTTGTCTTAAAATATTTGTTTTAGGGTGCTTTTTTAGATTTCTGTCTTTATTTTTTGTgtatttatattatatttattaaaGGTCCATGAATGTTCAACCATTCAGATATTCCCTTTTGGTTTGAAATCAACTCTGCCCCTTTAAAAATCACTGGCCAGTTTTTATCCAGCTCAGAAATTGTACTTGGAAGTGTTTTATTTAAAAAGGATTGTTTCCATTTTGAAAAGCTCTTCCATGAGATTTAGATATCATTTtataatggagtccagtaagcggatgtggtggagtttgggtgcagcataggaggaagccctggcacccatcgtgctgaggttgatggctggtggtgctgctggtgAAGACGGCAGGGGgcgagatggagtgtaagtctgaaggaggtctgtgagataagcaggggatagattttGAAGGGCTGTGAATGTTAATAATACAATTTTAAAACTAATCAACCATgatacaggaagccagtgtaattaaatcagcaggggagacaaatggtcagtggactttgaatgtgtaataatcctacataaacctcctctttggccttcctcttctcctcttccctggcagctccatgttcagcatccttcccccagtatacccagcatctctcctccacacatgtccaaaccatctcaatcttgtctctcttgctttgtctccaaaccgtccaacctgagctgtccctctaatatactcgttcctaatcctgtccttcctcatcactccccATGAAAATcctatcatcttcaactctgccacctccagctccacctcctgtcttttcatcagtgccactgtctccaaaccatataagatagctggtctcactaccatcttctaAGCCTTCCttttgactcttgctggtacccttcttctccaccctgcctgcactctcttcttcacctctcttccacactgcctctggacatgcctcccccctcttcttcttcttcgcccaacagtagcatatctGATTTacaatccgcatatttgatttggcaaaggttttatgccggattctcttcctgacgcaaccctccctatttattaggaccagcactaagaatgcactggcttgtgtatcctcagtggctgggttaaaaaaagcgtgctacataaataaagtttatcattattattattattatccccccCGCCCTCTAAAATACTGCTCTCTTTGCTGTAGCCTAgactaaatttggaggtttgtggGTCGTGTTTGGGTGGCCAGTTAACGCATTTTAGCGGGTCGGGTGGGgcggattggctctcataacaGGTTGGTTGGGTGTAGctattaaaaaaccctgacctgCGCATCACAACAAGGACAGCGTCATCACCTTGCACCATGACGACCATTTTGGTAGAAGTTGACTGTCAGGAGCCTTCTCACTCGGTCTGTTGTCCTCCTCACAGATCTGAATTCGTCTCCCCTTGCAGAGCCCCCTCCTGGAGATGAAGCTGTAGTGCTTTGATGTGGCTGTATGCTATACAGtgacatgttcagtataaaagAGCAAGTATGTaacaaccagtggcggctggccagtagagggcgctggggcgccgcccccttcaaatatcaagagctgaaaatctacttaaacacatTACATATAATTTAGTCGTATaacgcaaataatgatgaaataaaagtgttttcagtctgtgagcgcctgtcagcagcattaaatattggttcaaatggtgtttggttgatttctgtctgaatacatatacttcctgtctgaatacatatacttcctgtctgaatacatatacttcctgtctgaatacatatacttcctgagtgaggggcgccggccaaaccataccttatgtaagccctcaaacttgtggtgagtaggtgacctgaggctgctgtctgattggtttctccaggttttccagggggcgcagttctgtgctgccccagacactcccacttttattggcagtgaattggtattgttttaatgttttttttgatCTAATATGATTgggcaattctcgtggctgtcaatcatgttcccgCCCACCACTACGCCTTGTcctgactgtcaatcatccaccgtctacgagccctgataaaatccataggccacatggtccttctgaataactctgtgactgtgtggacattaaagcagctgtcaggtgtgctgggcCAAggtcagttgcccccccccccacacacacacacacaaataatttttgagcaccagccgccactggtaacaACTCCACTATAATTAGGGCAATCAGCATATAGAGTCTCTGGGTATTCTATGGACTCTGTCTGACCTGTATTCTGTGTTCTGATTTTATCTCCTCTAGGTACTCAAAAAAAGCGAGGGAACAAAGTCCTCGCTACTGCTGCTATCTCGGTGGCCATGTTGTTATGGCAGCCAGATAAACAAACTAGCTAAACACGGGCGTATCGTTTTTATTGGGAAGCTGAGGGTCACGGCGTGGGAAGATTA
This genomic interval carries:
- the fktn gene encoding fukutin, whose protein sequence is MKGTQPGPHILGRTGHLTAHDVQWHTVKKFLSLVQRYNLPVFLADPASLALLSQDSLLQKDSLVQEPHCTFLCTGQPITSFALLANLWKYDVSILSIFVGFVTAVQEKGFELLVVRGKDPRLASMDDLSGEEIPLHFLFRMQFHVIQVVLLYERSGNYLWHGALRLKPNADPNFAPYRKLDYGHHAGAYDRPELVLTTLDGLDIRIPRNLSQFLAERSRSRFLECRYREARNFYQLYPDDSSPEATDFRLKAKALLHLAARTLNRLGVPFWLSSGTCLGWFRQCGIIPYSRDVDLGVFISDFRPDVISAFQNAGLPLKHKFGKVEDSLELSFQGHDVKLDIFFFYEDGEIMWNGGTQAKSGRKFKYLSIHLFTYLFFSIAYVFPCFTLCWTELLELKVRVPCQTRDYVEANYGPSWDVPVRNWDWKTSPGNVLDNGRWPPHEWDQVIQVY